In a single window of the Fibrobacterota bacterium genome:
- a CDS encoding rhodanese-like domain-containing protein yields MFDGLKNLLGIGNANGDEIIRLAEQGAPIVDVRSPAEFASGHFPGSVNVPLDRLSAGLPRYGKDQALIVCCASGMRSGMAKRTLEAAGHGTVVNGGGWRTLKERLGK; encoded by the coding sequence ATGTTTGACGGCTTGAAGAATCTATTGGGTATCGGGAACGCAAATGGCGACGAGATCATCCGATTGGCGGAGCAAGGCGCGCCTATCGTGGACGTGCGTTCGCCCGCGGAGTTCGCGTCCGGGCATTTTCCGGGATCGGTGAACGTCCCGCTGGACCGGCTGTCCGCGGGGCTTCCGCGCTACGGAAAGGATCAAGCCCTGATCGTCTGCTGCGCCAGCGGGATGCGTAGCGGCATGGCGAAACGGACCTTGGAAGCGGCAGGGCACGGAACCGTAGTCAATGGCGGAGGATGGAGGACCTTGAAAGAGCGACTGGGGAAGTGA
- a CDS encoding OsmC family protein — MAHEVETRWSGKMEFQAEVDGHKVIMDAPERVGGEDHGPIPKPFVLTALTGCTGMDVVALLRKRGKTLREFRLHASGELSRSAPIEYVSIHLTYGMEGDEADREAALEAVDLSQSKYCGVSHMLKKIIPVTWEVRYNGAIAFTNKPAQERAAA; from the coding sequence GCCCATGAAGTGGAAACGCGCTGGTCGGGTAAGATGGAGTTCCAGGCCGAGGTGGACGGGCATAAGGTGATCATGGACGCCCCGGAGCGCGTGGGCGGCGAGGATCACGGACCCATCCCCAAGCCTTTCGTGCTGACCGCGCTCACGGGTTGCACCGGGATGGACGTGGTGGCGCTGCTTCGCAAGCGCGGGAAGACGCTGCGCGAATTCCGCTTGCATGCTTCCGGCGAACTCAGCCGTAGCGCCCCCATCGAATACGTCTCCATCCATCTTACCTACGGGATGGAAGGGGACGAGGCCGATCGCGAAGCGGCCCTGGAAGCGGTGGACCTCTCGCAAAGCAAATATTGCGGCGTATCCCATATGCTCAAGAAAATCATCCCGGTAACCTGGGAGGTACGGTATAACGGCGCGATCGCATTCACGAACAAGCCGGCGCAGGAGCGGGCGGCGGCCTGA